The window GAATCTGCCGCGATACTGGAGCAGGACTTCCGTAACCAGGCTTCACCTGGGTCCACACATCACCCCTCCGCTGAGCCGGACCAACGACACAATTCACCAGCACGTCCAACGGAAGAAAGGGGCAATGGCTTACCGAGCGACGAAACATATGACGACTCAACTGAGCAGTCGACTTTCAGTGAGAGCTCCAACCGTCGCAATCTCCGAGTGTCACGCTCTGGTCGTTTCAAAGAGAAAAGGACGACGCGCGTGGGTCTTCAGCAGAACCGTGAGGAGGCGGCTAAATCAGGAGAATAGCCTACACGTCATCACGCTAATTGCACTACACTGAGACAACAACTGAAGTTTACGCCAGTGCTAGAGCACCATATTAATACGACACTACCTCCAGACTGACATTGTGTGTTGGAAAAATTGACTGATGAATGCACTTGTAAAGTTATGGGGATAGTCTTTTTGCTATGAATATGAGTAAGTtcatatatattcttaaaatgcTGGAGATAATGCCATATATATTGAGCTGTTTAGTTCAATAGAATTATTTTTGTGAAGGAGACAACAAAATGTTTGTAGAGCTTTGCCATATGTACATCATTTGCACTGTACACATCTGTGTTAGTTTTACTGTGTGGTGTTTTATGAAGGACTTTACATTAGAAGGATTTAAAAGTGATCAGTGTGCTGGAGCTGTTTTTAAACGTTTATGCATGCAGCAGAAAAAAAATGGAAGGGGCTCGGGTGGTGGCAGGCCCGGCTTCTGACAGCTAGGGTGGGCTGGGGGATATCATTGGGCATTTGGGATGGAGAGGGTTTACTCAGACTACTAATTTAATGACTTTAATTGGCGCAACATATGGCGTAATTGTCAAGATCATAACTGCCTACATTTTACACTTTTTcaccatattaaaaatatattcaaataaataaactgataacATTTACagttggcagacgcttttatccaaagcgattacagtgcacttattacagggacaatccccctggagcaacctggagttaagtgccttactcaaggacacaatggtggtggccgtggggatcgaaccagtgaccttctgattaacagttatgtgctttagaccactccACGTAACTGCGTATGATTACAGGCTATACAATGATGCTATACCATGATAAACATCATGGTATAGCCTGTAATCATACGCACTTACgtagtttacaaattttaaccAATAATAGTTCTGAAgaattaatattggcattatattcatacattttctgttatagcataatttcatgtagtacagctgctttgaaacaacggcTGTTGTGAAAAGTGTTATAGGcctacaaataaatttgactcgACTCATAATATTTATGTAATGGAGGTAGTATAGTACTTTCTTTactaagaaacaaaaataaagctATACAATTTTAGGTAAATTATAAATTAGAATTACAGCCTTAAAGCAAAATGCAAAGACAAATGAGAGTCCTGATGCAAGGATGGATTGGACAGAAATAATATCATGGAGTGAAATAAGGATGGAGTGAAAGGAAGTATATTGGAGAGATCAGTAACATATAAGACATATGGCACAGATCTGAACTGCTAAAAGaagtaatataatattaaatgatggCAGTTAtttctgtttgacagaaatgtaataagcaaTGATACTACCCTACAAAGACAAAACGCCAAATTGACTGTAACAAATCTCTTATGATTTGTCCGGTGACAGACGATTTGTCTCATTCTGATATTCAGAGAAACTATTGTGTGAAAATACAGTAACaacaaaatccacatcaaaattatacaagtaattttttctcagtttcaatgtTATTTAACGAGTATGGCCTTTGTAGGGTAGCAACgggtatttatatttttaccacTGAAATTATATGTGTAAAGTAATTTAGGGAACACaggaatttggatggatggatggatggaagcgCCAAAGATTATTTAATAGAGTAGTTTAAAAAGCaatgacaaacaaaaaacaaaaaacgatcACAGCACTGTAAAAAGATGTATAAGAGATGTAAGAATCTCTCATCGACACCGAATTTACAACAGGGAAATCATGGATCCCACAACAGTGCACTGCGGGACAAGGTGCGGGCGGGATGATGTGTGCGGGAGAAAGAAATGAACGCATGACTCCCGCAAAATAtaatctattaaaaaaattaaagagatTTATTCATGTTCAATTTATTCAAGGTACAGAGCGTTATTCGTGTTATCCGTCTATTGTGCAAAAGCAACAATCAAAGTAACGATTTACAGGTGCAGGGTTGATTCAAACTAATTCTTCCTTGTGCTCCATTCAGCAGAAAATCCAAGTGCTATAATTTTAACGTTTTATTAAAGAAAGgtacaaacaaaactttgaacGCAACCAAAGGTCAATCACATATTTGGCAATGtcaaacataaatatatacactcacctaaagtattattaggaacacctgttcaatttctcattaatgcaattatctaatcaaccaatcacatggcagttgcttcaatgcatttaggtgtGTGGTCcttgtcaagacaatctcctgaactccaaactgaatgacagaatgggaaagaacggtgatttaagcaattttgagcatggcatggttgttggtgccagacgggccggtctgagtatttcacaatctgctcagttactgggattttcatgcacaaccatttctagggtttacaaagaatggtgtgaaaagggaaaaccatccagtatgcggcagtcctgtgggcgaaaattccttgttgatgctagaggtcagaggagaatgggcggactgattcaagctgatagaagagcaactttgcctgaaataaccactcgttacaaccgaggtatgcagcaaagcatttgtgaagccacaacatgcacaaccttgaggcggatgggctacaacagcagaagaccccaccgggtaccactcatctccattacaaataggaaaaagaggctacaatttgcaagagctcaccaaaattggacagttgaagactggaaaaatgttgcctggtctgatgagtctcgatttctgttgagacattcagatggtagagtcagaatttggcgtaaacagaatgagaacatggatccatcatgccttgttaccactgtgcaggctggtggtggtggtgtaatggtgtgggggatgttttcttggcacactttaggccccttagtgccaattgggcatcgtttaaatgccacggcctacctgagcattgtttctgaccatgtccatccctttatggccaccatgtacccatcctctgatggctacatccagcaggataatgcaccatgtcacaaagctcgaatcatttccaattggtttcttgaacatgacaatgacttcactgtactaaaatggcccccacagtcaccagatctcaacccaatagagcatctttgggatgtggtggaacgggagcttcgtgccctggatgtgcatcccacaaatctccatcaactgcaagatgctatctatcaatatgggccaacatttctaaagaatgctttcagcaccttgttgaatcaatgccacatagaattatgtaattagtattagtatggtgttcctaataatcctttaggtgagtgtatatatgtctctctctctctctctctctctctctctctctctctctctctctctctctctccattagaCATATCGAAATCAAAGATTCTTATACCGTCTGCCAGTTAATGATATGGTCATCCATCATAAGGGTCAGTCTTTTACTGAATGCAGAAGACCTTGATAACTGTTAAGTCACACCCATAGCAATAAGTgtaataatacttttttattagACAGTCCAAAGATTCTTATTAATTGTTAAATATATAAGAGAGTAAAGATATGAAACAAAGAAGTCAAGATGTAACTAAAAGTGAAAGAGCTGAATCATAAGTTGTTAGTTTACTTAGCAAACTGTTTGTGGCCTAAAATGGCCTTGGGAAGTGTTACTACATcagattttaaataaatagaTGATTTTCCATCTAAGGCATCCATATGTATTTCATGTGCTCATGAATGTGCTTATGTTTTTGTGAATGTTTATTATGGGTGGGGTAAACAGACAGCGATAGGTCATTATTAATTACGTGTATGTTTTAATCCTCGCCAGCTTGCCTTAGGCTGTCATCTTTAACCTCATCAACCCTGTGCCACAACATTCCTGACTCTTAGAAGACAATTTTTATTGTATCAGACTTGAGAGGTTAAGGTGCTCACTATCTGGCTCACTCCAATCTTTCTATGAGACTTGGGATCCCTTTTTAAACTATGTAAAAGGCTTACCCTGCTCACATCAAACTGGCAGTGATGCATAGCAATTAACTTCTACTTTTTCTTCCTTctccgtttgtttgtttgtttgtttgtttgtttgtttgtttgtttgtttgtttgtttgtttgtttgtttgtttaagttaAGGGATTGTTGAAGTGATTAAAATTGGACAAAGTTTTACTgtttaccttttttattttacctccctgaccagtaggtggcgatatggacaaagaatgtgaattgctaaAAACGTGAaaatggacatttatagtaaaattaaTGATGTAATTAGTggtctctttctcactcacacctattatactgtttctgaagacatggattttacattgattgtttttatacatccttcatgtgctttttggagcttcaaagttttggtcactattcacttgctttgtatggacctacagagctgaaatattcttctaaaaattccaACACAAACAtcaggaatggcatgagggtgagtaaatgatgagagaagtttcatttttgggtgaactatttactataaatctggtTTGGAGGTCATCTTTACTTAGCCTTCCCTCTCTGctctctacacacacatacacacacacacacacacacacacacacacacacacacacacacacatgttgtgtttccatgttttatggggactttccatagacataatggtttttatactgtacaaagtttatattctatcccctaaccctaaccctacccctaaacctaaccctcacagaaaactttctgcatttttacattttcaaaaaacataatttagtatgatttataagctgttttcctcatggggaccgacaaaatgtccccacaaggtcaaacatttcggattttactatccttatggggacatttggtccccacaaagtgataaatacacgctcacacatacacacacacacacacacacacacacacacacacacacacacacacctgaccatGACAAAAACTACCACTAGAGAGCGAGCTCGTACTACACAGCATTCAGCAGCCAACGTTTCAGCTTCCAGCCTATAATAAACCAGATTTATGATGAGTGATTTTATTGACTAGTCGAAGAAAGATGACATATCCTCTCTATACTATTTTAATCAAAGGGTGTGATGGAGAGCCTGCGAGTTGGTTCCAAATCGTAAATCATACAAGATATGAAATGTTAAAGCCAGGGGGTTCACGGATCACGGTCAAGATAACTTCCCGCTATGCGCCGCCTGCAGTGTTGTCATTTGCGTGCAATGCGAGACGCAACAGGCGGACTCTGTGGTCTAGTACAGTTCAGTTCACTCTCAAATTCCAAGCACAGAAAGTGGGACAGCATCTGAAAAGTATATCACTATCACTAACGCTTTTGatagacaaataatttttatttgacagcaagttctatttttatgcatttaggCTACTTCAAATGGTCATGTGATTTTGAACTGTAAGCACGGACAGtaacatgaacatgaactttaCTAAACGGAAAATTAAACGCGAATGATTCTCGTGAAATCCTACAAACTTTGCTGCGTCCTTGGCTTCAGCCTAATTAAAACCCAAGCTCGCGGTCAGACAGTAACAGTATCTCGTGTGTCAGAGTCGCGCGCCATGCGCACACAGTCTCGCGCCCCGACTGGCCTCTGACAGCTTCCCTGGGTCCACTGAAGGAAAGAAAAAGCGCACGAAACTTCAGCTTTTAAAGGTATGGTGGTTTCTTTTAAACCTGAAAACTAAACTGAAGTAAATTAGTTTTTGCATATGACCATTAAAGCAGTACCGTTATGTTAATTGTGGAATGACTACACGTAATTGGTTTGCGCTCTCTGCTGAACTCGTCCTGAGGTGTCATTGGCACAGCGCTGACAAATAGCTACAAGCCTTAAATGTGAACCATATACACATTTAACGCCTTTCGAATAGCACAGTAGTATTATTTGCAATAGCATATGGTTAAAATGTCATACTTTACAGTATGGCTCCATTTGTTCATTATTTATTGTAGTAGGTATCATGcattaataatgaacaatatattttttgcagtatttattcatcttagctagtgttagtttataaaaatacaattgtttattgttagttcataatgcattaactaatattaacatatacaactttttaatttaaaaaatgtattagtatatgttgaaattgacCTTAACCAAGATTTAAAAATGCTGTAagagtatttttcattgttagttcatgttaaataatgttgttaactaatgttaacaaatggaaccttattgtaaagtgttaccggttAAAATGGTGTCCATGGCCCTTAAAGAAACTAGgcctacagtatatatttaaatatgaatgatGCATTTACACACAATTATTTAATGATATTAACTCTCGTTTTGATATATAAACAGAATCCAGATCATTCACATGTGTCATGATTAGCATTATACAGCATGTCTCACCTCAGGTGGATAAAACATGTATTCACATGAGTGGACCAGCACAACCGTGAGTTAACATCTCCATGGGAAAGCTGTTAATGGGACTCTAGGGAATGAGCAAGTTATCCCCTCAAGATTTTATACAATCATATCATAAAAGAGGCCAACAGCTGAGTTGCAGGATTTTCACGCAACTCTCAATTAAGTTACAAATTGTGTTGAACTTTTATGTCCATTAATGTTCCATGAATGTGCTTTGAAAATTCATTTCAGATTACCAGTTTTCATAATACTTGAACTTTGTCCTTTTGTGCTTTCTTTCTCACCCATAATTCTCCTATAAACCTTCCATTGAGTATACCACTATTACAGTATGTCTCTCTATTTTGGCAAGAATAAACATTCCAGTATATTAACATATTAACTAAATTCCTTCTACATTgctaagtttttttttgtgtgtttttctatTCCTCACATAGTAACTCTTagtggctgctgggcttgctaGAGGTTGAGTATAGCTCTACTTCTCAAAACAACTGACTCCATTGTTAGGTCTAGAGCCCTACAACTCTTGATAAAAGATGCCCATTTACTCTgatcttattattatttaattttttcaaaggAAAAGTTCAGAAGTTTATTGCAGGAAGACAGGCCTAAATTGGTGTTAAGAGCAGATAATATACAGCATGATATCTGGAACCTTTCACTGGCCAAAGCAGAAGCAAGAGATTGGCTTTCCTAAGAGAAGGGAGGGTTCCTGTTTGGAGCATCTTGTGATGAACAAGCTTGCTTCCAAGTGGAACATGTAGACTCACAGAGAGAAAAGGGGAGGAGAGAAGAGAGACCGCTTTGTCACGTAGAAAccacaatgaaccaatgaaatgtTCTTGGTGTTTTTTAATACTTGTGAGCTGGAGCCCCAACTGAAGGTCAGATGTGTTTTGAAACACAAAACCATACAAAGAGATAGAGTCAGACAAAACAGCAGCTAAGAGATACTAAACTTAACTCTAACTTAACCCGGTGTGGGTATATTAAGACTTAACCCAAGTGGATCTGAATAGGGGCTAAATCATGCAAAAATATGTGCTGGGGTTACAGATCAGTGAATGAATTTGTGGCTGTTTTTCAGGTTCCTGAATTATGCCTGTCCCTCCACCTCCTCTGCCACCTCCTCTGCCACCTCCCCCAGCACCACCACCCCCAACTCCACCTGCGTTGGCTTCAGCACAagtgagatacacacacacacacacatgtaagaTAGTTCATAATACCAAAGCATTCAAAGTACTGTATTGTTGCACATTATTAGATGCACACAAGCACTATGTATTTTTCTCTGACTgtcgctttctctctctgtccacCTCTCTCTTTGTTTCCCATCACCCAGTTCCTTCTGGCAACCACCTGGCTAGATTTGCATTATTAATTAGAGATAAAATTACACACACAatgtacactcacatgcacacttgGCACACATGTTCGGGTTTGGCTTTCTTGTTTAATGCATGTCTTTTGCaaacaaataacatttaaatagtcTATCCGACAATTCTCATAAACATGTGACATTGAAACTAGAAAAGGAAAGTTGGTTAAGACGTCATGttaacttaaagctgaagtatgtaatttctgtaccactagTGCCA of the Xyrauchen texanus isolate HMW12.3.18 chromosome 10, RBS_HiC_50CHRs, whole genome shotgun sequence genome contains:
- the LOC127650856 gene encoding proline-rich protein 15-like; this encodes MTEKTAPWWRSFAGKRRKAARESAAILEQDFRNQASPGSTHHPSAEPDQRHNSPARPTEERGNGLPSDETYDDSTEQSTFSESSNRRNLRVSRSGRFKEKRTTRVGLQQNREEAAKSGE